The following proteins are encoded in a genomic region of Elusimicrobiota bacterium:
- a CDS encoding ATP-binding protein encodes MEKTELSVKPGISLENTLTCPEAWLKCSVCGEEYSRLVGGVCPPCQSVSELEMARNETEKERIIEMMGQKGYEQFTFDKFKTSQENAMAFDKCRSFDPSKSSLYLWGSAGSGKTHLAGAIVRGVKGGVMLKSTSLVRWFRLRDPRDEEREIERLASVQVLVVDDLGVQKDSEHALSVLYEIIDRRDMNLRHGLVITSNLSLDVMAKKMGDDRIVSRIAGLCDVVEIKGKDMRVSR; translated from the coding sequence ATGGAAAAAACCGAATTGTCGGTGAAGCCGGGTATATCCCTGGAAAATACGCTCACTTGTCCTGAAGCTTGGCTTAAGTGTTCCGTTTGCGGTGAAGAGTATAGCCGCCTCGTCGGTGGAGTTTGTCCTCCATGCCAATCTGTTTCTGAATTGGAAATGGCGAGGAATGAAACCGAAAAAGAACGGATCATCGAAATGATGGGCCAAAAGGGTTACGAACAATTCACGTTCGATAAGTTCAAAACGTCGCAAGAAAACGCGATGGCTTTTGACAAATGCCGTTCCTTCGATCCGTCTAAATCATCCCTGTATCTTTGGGGATCGGCTGGTTCAGGTAAAACTCATCTGGCCGGGGCAATTGTTCGCGGTGTGAAGGGAGGTGTGATGCTGAAATCCACGTCGCTTGTCCGATGGTTCCGGCTCCGAGACCCACGGGATGAAGAGCGTGAAATCGAAAGGTTAGCGAGTGTCCAGGTATTGGTTGTCGATGACCTTGGAGTCCAGAAGGACAGCGAACACGCCTTGTCTGTCCTCTACGAAATAATCGATAGGCGTGACATGAACCTAAGGCATGGGCTTGTTATTACTTCAAACCTATCCCTTGATGTCATGGCAAAAAAAATGGGTGATGACCGCATTGTATCGAGAATTGCTGGGTTGTGTGACGTTGTTGAAATCAAGGGGAAAGATATGAGGGTATCAAGATGA
- a CDS encoding VRR-NUC domain-containing protein, which translates to MNKREEQGLSNAVMNYLAIKRIPHYRTRTSGSIIHKRGGGIAYGRDRYATTQRGFPDLLVFKDGRTFALELKSKIGKLTPEQKAWLDNLRNEGCIARVVRSLDEVIALFP; encoded by the coding sequence ATGAACAAACGAGAGGAGCAGGGGCTTTCTAACGCGGTGATGAATTACCTGGCCATTAAGCGGATACCGCACTATCGAACAAGAACAAGCGGGTCAATCATCCACAAACGCGGTGGCGGGATAGCCTATGGGCGTGACAGATACGCCACGACTCAACGTGGGTTCCCTGATTTGCTTGTTTTCAAAGATGGTCGGACATTCGCGCTTGAACTTAAAAGCAAGATCGGGAAACTAACGCCTGAACAAAAGGCGTGGCTTGATAACCTACGAAACGAGGGTTGTATTGCCCGCGTGGTCCGGTCACTGGACGAAGTCATTGCCCTGTTTCCATGA
- a CDS encoding recombinase RecT: MAKVNEVGKELSNSTNGTTDLRTLIEKSAKELGRALPEHLRSDRLVRIALTCVRQNPELGRCTPESFLGALFTAAQLGIEPVGGRAYLLPFRNSRKKPDGSWHSVLEAQFVLGYKGLAEMFYRHDKSVQLEWGIVHEKDEFEFEKGTSSYLKHKPVLTKRGAPVAYYVVATLSNGGKVFEIMSREDCLAHGKKHSKTVDKKSGEFYAASPWATSTDSMCLKTVLVQLCKVLPLSVELQKAIQNDESSRDYRYGVQDVLDVPSTTAWAEPLIDSVVDDEAGTAQEPE; this comes from the coding sequence ATGGCCAAAGTGAATGAAGTAGGAAAAGAGTTATCTAACAGCACGAATGGGACGACAGACCTTCGGACACTTATTGAAAAGTCCGCGAAGGAACTTGGGCGCGCGCTCCCTGAACATTTGAGGTCTGACCGCTTGGTACGGATCGCCTTAACGTGCGTCCGTCAAAACCCCGAATTGGGCCGATGCACCCCCGAGAGCTTTCTTGGTGCATTGTTCACAGCCGCCCAGTTGGGCATCGAGCCAGTTGGTGGCCGGGCGTATCTCCTCCCGTTTCGGAACAGCCGGAAGAAGCCTGACGGTTCCTGGCATTCAGTTTTGGAGGCTCAATTCGTCCTTGGGTATAAGGGCCTGGCCGAAATGTTTTACCGCCATGACAAGAGCGTCCAGCTTGAATGGGGGATTGTCCACGAAAAGGACGAATTTGAGTTTGAAAAGGGGACATCCTCATATCTCAAGCACAAGCCAGTCCTGACCAAACGTGGCGCGCCCGTGGCTTATTACGTGGTGGCTACCCTATCGAACGGGGGTAAGGTGTTTGAAATCATGTCCCGCGAGGACTGCCTGGCCCACGGGAAAAAGCACTCAAAGACCGTGGACAAAAAATCTGGTGAGTTTTACGCGGCTTCCCCATGGGCAACATCCACGGATAGTATGTGCCTCAAGACCGTCTTGGTCCAGCTTTGCAAAGTCCTCCCGCTCTCCGTTGAACTCCAGAAGGCCATTCAAAACGACGAATCGAGCCGAGATTACCGCTACGGGGTTCAGGATGTCTTGGATGTCCCGAGTACGACGGCATGGGCGGAACCACTTATTGACTCGGTTGTCGATGACGAAGCCGGGACCGCGCAGGAGCCGGAGTAA
- a CDS encoding YqaJ viral recombinase family protein: protein MDRSNFIGGSDAAAIIGLSRWGSPLSVWAEKTKQVQPKELDSEAVELGRELEDYVARRFMKKTGKKVRRVNKMLVHKVHPFIGGHIDRDVVGENSIFEAKTCSAFKAREWELEEIPAEYVIQAMHYLAVTGADRCYISVLIGNQDFKTKTIERDEKAIADLIRREVDFWERFVVPQVMPMAGPRDKDTLDELFPVAEEGETVELDDKADAIIESLAGLKADEKSLAGQIATAENDLRQLIGKAEAGLTPAMRKVYWGNIHSRRLSTDMVKERHPGVYEECATKKSYRKLIIKELKENDNGQSE, encoded by the coding sequence ATGGATCGCTCTAATTTCATCGGAGGGAGCGACGCGGCGGCCATTATTGGCCTCTCCCGGTGGGGGAGCCCACTATCCGTGTGGGCCGAGAAGACGAAGCAGGTCCAACCGAAGGAACTGGACAGCGAGGCCGTGGAACTGGGCCGGGAACTTGAGGACTACGTGGCCCGGCGGTTTATGAAAAAGACGGGGAAAAAGGTCCGGCGGGTGAACAAAATGCTGGTCCATAAGGTCCACCCATTTATTGGCGGGCACATTGACCGGGACGTGGTTGGGGAAAACTCAATTTTTGAGGCCAAGACATGCTCCGCGTTCAAGGCCCGTGAATGGGAGCTTGAGGAGATCCCCGCGGAATACGTGATTCAGGCCATGCACTATCTGGCCGTCACCGGGGCGGATCGGTGTTACATATCCGTTCTGATCGGGAACCAAGACTTTAAAACCAAGACCATCGAGCGGGACGAAAAGGCGATAGCCGACCTAATCCGCCGGGAGGTTGATTTTTGGGAACGGTTCGTGGTCCCCCAAGTCATGCCCATGGCCGGGCCGCGGGACAAGGACACGCTGGACGAACTTTTCCCGGTGGCCGAGGAAGGGGAAACGGTGGAGCTGGACGACAAGGCGGACGCGATTATCGAGTCCCTGGCCGGGCTCAAGGCGGACGAAAAGAGCTTGGCCGGGCAGATTGCCACGGCGGAAAACGATTTAAGACAGTTGATCGGGAAGGCCGAAGCGGGTTTGACCCCAGCCATGCGGAAGGTGTACTGGGGGAATATCCATTCCCGTCGGTTATCGACGGACATGGTCAAAGAGCGTCACCCCGGAGTTTATGAGGAGTGCGCGACGAAGAAGAGTTACCGGAAGTTAATCATCAAAGAACTAAAGGAGAACGACAATGGCCAAAGTGAATGA
- a CDS encoding helix-turn-helix domain-containing protein: MTATHLLERIARALENNGATRPVFSTKQAAEYLGVSTTSIERMRSEYKIPFVRLGSRVVYRRKDLDQFIADRVVSCVEDERGVRP; encoded by the coding sequence ATGACCGCCACCCACCTTTTAGAGCGAATCGCCCGCGCCCTCGAAAACAACGGGGCCACCCGGCCAGTGTTCAGCACGAAACAGGCGGCGGAATACTTGGGTGTCTCCACGACATCCATTGAGCGGATGCGCTCCGAATACAAAATCCCTTTTGTCCGGCTTGGTTCCCGAGTGGTCTACCGCCGGAAAGATTTGGACCAGTTCATTGCGGATCGGGTTGTTTCGTGTGTCGAAGACGAAAGGGGGGTAAGGCCATGA